GACGCGTCCCCCATCACCGCTTTAGCTGCCAAATagctggtggaggtggagtccgGTCGttcctcaatggagagctcgtcggagatcggtcgaagtcccactcggcatgttccttcccattgggattctccttcagcacttcaactattctgcggacttgccctgttgtggtattgcatcctgtcggtgaaatcccacaataatgggcaacatcttggattaggcgtccttttgtcatctgcactgacctcttTTAGGCGATTTGGCggttttccttccatttttaatttttagtttccacatcgcctttgcacgaacatcgaaaaagataaaatttcttattctttgggccgcggctaacggcgttcatcgaaactCACTCGCTAAATCTGTTAAagagacccgacgaaaagcgttagcagcgcatttgcctctcgctcactcctatggttagctcgcggtttttgtcgatgtgagtactaggcttaaggcAAGGGGCTTAAATAGACCATCCGATATAAGGATAGCGAGCGGTGGTTAGACTTCTGTGAGAAGATGCTATTATTGAACTATCTGTGGTTAGTGGGAATCGAACATTAGAGTATGAGTCGTGGTAGTTCGGGTttgaaaatacaaatttatctTTATCTTGACATTTGATTAGGATTTGTTGTCATTGAATCAACTATCCATTCCCTAAATAACGCCAGAAAATGGGTAGAAGGAAGTCTAAAAGGAAACCCCcgccaaaaagaaaaaacattgAACCACTTGATCAACAATTTAATTGTCCATTCTGCAATCATGAGAAGTCGTGTGAAGTTAAAATGTACATAATTTAACCTGTTctgaaatttaaaattttttaataagtgtGTGACTACATATGTATACACATATGTTGATATACGTTAAAAGTTTAAAGGATAGAACAGGTCCaaatctttttaaattttcaaccGTTTATATAACAcgatatttaataattatttcaggGATAAGGGCAGGAACACGGCCAAAATAACTTGTAGAGTGTGCTTAGAAGACTTCCAAACTGGAATTAACTTTCTCTCAGAACCTATAGATGTTTACAATGATTGGGTAGACGCTTGTGAAACTGCAAATTAATTAGAATTATTCTAAAGTTAGATTCTAATTTTTATATCTATGATTTACTATCAATGCTAAGTGTGTAGGGCCTTGTTcacgaaattaaaataaattgagaTTAAACTGAACAGTATCGTAAAAGTGCTTCGCACTGCTGCTGCCAGAAAACTGGAAATGTGTTCATATGTTGAAAAGGGAACAAAAAGCGTTGCGGTTGAAAACCGGCGGACTCTTGAAGTTAAACGGATGGAAAATAAACTTCTTTTTCGAAAATCACTTCGCAGAAACGATGTGCTCGCGGAAAAGATGCCAAGTAAAATCAAATAATTAATCATCCTATAGATTTTGACGAAAGTAAACTAGTAAAGCTTAAGTTTTGCCCTTTTAAATAAGTACAAATATGGGCCGTTCTTTTACAAACTGAACACCTTTTTTAAGTTGACATTTTTGATTTGCCTGAAACTTCTTTTACATATACTATTTGGTAAATAAGTAAACTCGTGTATCAGGATTtggccgaaaaaaaaattttttttaattataacttaaagtttgtaaaaaaaaaaacctagtTTTCAAAAAGTACCCTCTGTTTGCAAGTCTATATCTCCATCTGTAGTTATCCGATTGATTTCGTGTCTTTTGCATAAAATCCTCTGAAACCTCTacttatatacatttttttagacacaaaatttttaatttcttaaaaataaaaacaaattttaattttaaataattatttaactATTGCCcccgcaaaaaaaaaattttttacaaTCGGTTTTTTATAGGCTGGagccattttttgttttcaagatatcgatttggttgtttttttttttgccaaataCGCTTGGTCTTTATATCTTATATTTATTATCATAAAGTCGATTTGGTACTTTAAATTACACCAAAAATGGTTATATATGGGCAAATCCGAAAAATGGTCAACCAggaccaaaacaaaaaactctttaaaatcatcgaattttttgcgtattttcacaaatcaatggccatattttcataatacagtggaaccaaagcatttttcatttgttttgttgaagaaatttccctaaaaactaaaaaattcacgttttttttcatttttagctacttttaaaggcatttttatgattaattatttcgcaaggaaaacatatgatttgtacttaattcaataaaaaaaaaagaaattgaGATATTTCCTTGTGAACAGATTCGAATGAAAGCTACATGAatccattttaaaagtaaagttaTTGCTTTAGAATATTCCGTCCCAATTCGCAgatatttgcattttactaGATGAGGCCAAAGTCGACTTCCATTTtgtgtacgttcgcgaccgcatgttttttgccaatattatgaaaacGATAGCTCATTAAATCCCATCATTTACACTAAGAAAAGAACTAACAAAATGTTATcgaatagcaaaaaaaaaattcagaaaagatttttcttttttcttatTTGCACTAAGTGCGTACGAatgtacgttcgcgacccctGGAAATGTCcatatataaacaaaaaaaatacccTTATCTCtgcgaaaaatattttattttcaggaTCAGGGTCAGTTGTATACCAACATTTGTGAATAGGTGCCCTAAAGCCGATTTTATCGTTGGGAGCCTTTTATGGCGTTCTAAAGGACTCTAACCATGCAAAAATACAAGGAACATAGGACGATACAAAGCTTTGAGTGGCCAGGGAGGCGAAAGGATAACATAAAAGGATAATGACAATCCTCAGATCCACTCAGAACTGATCTAAGTTTAGGATTAGAAGGTCTTTGTCAAAGATATTTACACAGTAGTCTTTCGAAAGACCATGTCAAGTGCTTGCattttttcaataagtacGAGTATTAAGCTTTAACTTAATATAAATCATTAACTCTTAGGACTTAAACTTttcatatgttaaaaaaagGGACAAATGCATGTATCATAACGAAAATGCGTATTTTGGTTAGTTttatttgtgtgtgtgtttattaaaattaatataattaataaaaaacaatcgGTTTGTGTGAGAGGCGAGTCTTGATATGTAGCGAGTGGCAGTCTTAGTGATAGATATACAAACAGGATTAATTTTGAGATTTCGAAAAATAATAGTGTTGCTTGTATATTATGGATCGTTTATCATATGTTTTTAAACTTTGGATTGGCAGGATTGCATTCTTTTTATAGGCGTGTTACAGGCAGTGCCGCAGAATTGTATACCCCAATGTAGACTAGGCATTAAAATAGCTTTGAAGAACCGAGTTTTCGCCGTGatgttcaaaaaaaaaaaaagtttcacttgtgaatcaccttgtgaatcccgagggacatgtcctcttgcacaagtgaagaacaacccttcagttccgaaaaaaaaaaagttgcacttgtgaatcacctcgtgaatcccgtgggacatgtcctcttgcacaagtgaagaacaagtgacactccatatagaaaattgtatgggatgtccgcattttcacaagtgaaaattcaaatgaaaatttttcgaagtcccacgggatttcacttgttccttatactcatttttcgtatggcctgtcacgtgccggtgacacgtcccaagtgaaatgacttgtgaaattcagaatatttccaatgagctttcacttatgaaatcacttgcaagtgacacgtcttaagtgaaatcacttgtgaaattcagaatatttccaatgagttttcacctatgaaaatatagaatttaaaatacatacctttttatttacttttaaattcattttaactAAATTGTGTTATTAATGTTTTCCGTTAATTAAATAGCTTTATTTAGGTTTTCTGTTAAAGGACAACTATTGTTAGCAAGCCTAGTTTTACGTTCCGTTAATTTgctttttacattggtcatcgccttccttaaacatttgtccgggtcctccgaatccttggccaacgctcctgaaaatatttatgggcatatgtataaaaaatgcgttttatttgtatatttaccttttagtgCTGGGTTTTACTCTTTGCacgatttttattggcacaaaacatttcgacatccactttcggctaacggaacacCCTCAAAATGTttgtactttaaactaagatcaatgcacaacatcttaaacttaatgtaacACTTACcagactttattatattaacttaaagaaacgattaaagtaactgctgcgcacaatttaaatggatgcttccctttcaatcacacaaacagaatgcaccaagtcttcctctcacccctttacttgatttcttttgttttctattcGCTGTAGGCGcctgccactgcacctatatcCTTTTTAAGGTGAAAAATATCCGGCtgcataatttttacttcttgagtaaaaaatacaatacaaattttttaaaaatgttaatattaaaatgttttaatatataaatcaatttgaaagGACTAAATTTCGATAACTTTacttaaaaaactattttgtaataataCTGTATAATACGAAAGCATAACAttagaagtaaattcaatttacttttATAGATAATAGTTGTTTTCTTCGATATACAGCAATGCTCCTAAAATGTTAGGGAATTCATAtttcgctgctccacgaaaatttttccgccgaaatgttagtcgctagccgaacataacggagagacgcaaaaaaaaaaataacggaccgggcgaaatttgtctctgcgagcgcggagtgcaggcagattataagacaagaaagagagggaaatatccgaatatctgcctctctttgctGCACGACCgtttcgtaggcagtcttctacgctgcgtcgacttctctgctgacgtcatcAGCGGCACAGCGCTTAAGGCAcaaagaaaaacaaacaaggaagaacgtggcactctgctgaaaaaacttgcgctgcgcaggaatctcaggaatctgcacgcctaatccaagTGTTGtagctttaatagtttccgagatctcagcgttcatacggacagacggacatggctaaatcgacttggctagtgattccttctgcctgttacatcccttcagttctgcagtagggacgcggtgacatggctcaaggcaaaaagcttttttttttgtcttgtgcctaaaacgctgtgccacTGTTGATGTCAGcaagcagtcggcgcagcgtagaagactgcccacgaaaacgatcgtgcagcaaagagaggcagatattcggatatttccctctctttcttgtcttataatctgcctgcactccgcgctcgcagagacaaatttcgcccggtccgttatttttttttgcgtctctccgttatgttcggctagtgactaatatttcggcggaaaaattttcgtggagcagcgacatgtgaatgccctaatattttaggagcattattgtgtatctaaaatatacaacttatacTGTTTtctaaaagtaaattatttgattatagtaaaattatgtaatttgtatttacttataatgctatgtttacttattatacatttttataagtccgttaaaattgatttcaatatttaaaacattagtagtattagtatttacatttttaaaaaattcgtattgtattttttacttaagaagtacaaattatatagtcggatatatttcgccttagaaagggtataagtgcagtggcacgcgccaacagcgaagagaaaacaaaagaaatcaagtaaaggggtg
The Drosophila subpulchrella strain 33 F10 #4 breed RU33 unplaced genomic scaffold, RU_Dsub_v1.1 Primary Assembly Seq380, whole genome shotgun sequence genome window above contains:
- the LOC119561876 gene encoding transcription elongation factor 1 homolog; translated protein: MGRRKSKRKPPPKRKNIEPLDQQFNCPFCNHEKSCEVKMDKGRNTAKITCRVCLEDFQTGINFLSEPIDVYNDWVDACETAN